Within Caloenas nicobarica isolate bCalNic1 chromosome 20, bCalNic1.hap1, whole genome shotgun sequence, the genomic segment GCTTGCCCCATTACCTTGAGGGGCGAAGTGCATTTGAGTTACACAAGAGGCAGCAGGTTGGTCACTGCACCCTGAGTTTTCAGGGGGTCCCTGTTCCCCCCaggctgtgaggatgctgttgGTAGAGGCACACTGGTCCTTACAGTAAACCAGCGTGGATAAAGCCTCCCTTCCAGGGCAGTGCCACACTGGCCTGCAGTGAATGGGAAGGGTGAGAGTTGTTTTATTGAGTTGGGTCCCACCCCAATAAAAAGGTGTAGAGGGGGCAATGTCTACCCCTTCATCCTCCTGTGCTGGAGAGGAATTACAGAGCATCTTCTGCCATCTCTGTCTGGTGGAGGAAGACGGGAGCTCTCTTCTTCCCACTGTCTTGGCGAGGCAGAAGGGAGCAAGAGCTTAGATAGAGGATAGCACTGCAGCTGTGAAGgggaagagaaatgaaagaggAGTTCACCCAGGAGGTGGTGGGTGCATAGGTGTGATGTGACTAATGCCCAGCACACGTGAGGCTTGCTCATGGCCAGAGATTGCTTATCTAGTGGACCTGGTATGGGAAATGTCCCTTGGGGTGGCGAGTGGCTATGTCGTATCTAGTCTCCAGAGCATCTATTATAAAATAGTATCTATTTTCTGCCCTCATCAATGTTGATTGCTTTGCTTAATAAGCACTTACAGTATGCAGTTGTTATTTCTTGTCATGGAGCTTATTATTAAGTTTCTGATCAGACCGGCCCTGATGCTGGATGGATTGATGCCTGGTCTGCTAATGATGCAGTTTGCTCTGGTTTCAACAGTAGAGGAAAAGGCGGGTTGGATTGCTGCTGCAACACTGTAAGGAAAAGACGTTTTAAGGAGGAATTTGAGTATTTGGAGAGCTGAGGCATAGCTGGGCAAAGCCAGAGAGAATGTAGCTTTACGGGGCTGGAGGAATGAGGTGTGAAGATGGGTGTAGAAGATGAAACTGGATGCAGGATTGGGTAGAGGAAAAAGTGATGGGATTATGGGAGCAAAGATGCAGAACATGTTGAATGTGAGGGGCAAGACTGGAAACTTTTCCTAGTTGTCCTTGGCATTGAAGGGGCTTGGGTCAGAGTGGAGAGTTTGGTGGCAGAGACCCTCGAGACTggctcagctgcagaaagagatggTGGGAAACACTGCAAACCTGGTAGGGGGAAGAGACAAGTTCGAGCCAGCAGTAGTGACAGGAGGAAGTGTCACAGGCCACTCTGCGCTATTTGGTCCTGAGAGATCTGGAAGTTCAGGTTCTGTTGTCCCAACAGCTGCTTGGTTGGAGTGAATGCTCTGCTGGTAATTAAGTGACCACATGAGGTCCCTTGGGCTCCCCCTGAGACCTCACTGTCCCTGGGGTGGGCTGGAGCTGAGAGGCAGCTTTTAACAGGCTTTTATCCTTTTCCCCAAAGTTACAAAGAACAGGTAAGGGAGAGCTGatctctctcctctgcctttGCTTCCAGGCTTTGTGAGGACTCCCGAATATGTTTCATGAGACGTCCTAGTGCCTTTTTAGGTGAAGATGGGAGGTTTATCTTCCACCtgggtttcttttatttaaataggaGCCTCTCATCACAAGTCACCATTTCAAAAAATTTACCAAAATCCTCcccttttctgtgctgcttgaCTTCCTTCACAGCTGATGTTTCTGCTTTCAGGCGACAGTGCTGCTGGGTTTGGGTTCCTGCTCGTGCTGGCGATGAGGCTCAGCACACTGCTGTGGTGCGCCAGAAGACAGGTCTCGGTCCCTGTGATTCCCCCATCGCGCTGCTGGACGtgagcagcatccccagccccagtgGTGCTGTCTGGCTGCAAGCCCCAAATCATGTCCTAAGGaggggcagggtttggggaatGGTTTGAAGGCAAGAGTGGACAGCAGCTTCCCAGGGTCTGGCTGCTCCTCGCAGGTGGCTGGTTGTGCAGTGAACCCCCTCTGTAGTCCGGGCTTTCATTTGAAGGAAGTACCAAGACCGTATCTTCAGGGGTTGTTGTTTGGTGTAACCTTTTCAAGGATTGAAGCGCTTCAGGGAGGCCCAGGCTGCTATCTTCCTTGCAGACGTGATGAAACAGCACCTTAAAAGCAGAGATTTGTGGTGGAATTCAGCGCTGACGCCCCGTTGTTGAGTGCAGCAGAGCTGTCTGCCGGCCGCTCCTCTGCAGAGCCGTGCCTCGGGGAGCGCTGCGCTGGCCTCCTGCCTCTGCACCGTCTGTCCGGCTTGGCTCTCCCTCCTGTTCCTTCTTCCCTGGGTTACTGCCACAACGAGGGGTGTTTGGGTGTAATTTTCACCAAAATACACAGCGCTATTAATATCGCTGGGGTGGAAAATACAAGTGTGTCATGCTGGCTGTAAACAGCCGGATTGGAGACAAGCAGCAGCCTTGAGCAGCACGTCCCATGGTGCGTGCAGGGGCTGTTTACAGTGTCTGAAGAATGCGGTGCTGTTGTGAGCACAACACCGTGACCAGCCCAGGGAGCTTTTCAGTAGCTAACCCAGTGTGgccaaaacaaaaaggtttaTTCCTCCCACTCTGGACCcagcaaagcacaggaaaagaGGAGTCTAAACCAAGCGAAGCACCGATGGGTCTCTTCTTGTTGTTTTGACAGTGTGTACTTGCTGTCCTTGTTAAAAGCATCATATTTGCAGAAATTAGTAAGCAGGGGGGTCATGGGAGACACATTTTATGCTTTTGTCCTGCTGCCTTTCCTGGCAGGTATTTATTCTACTGTCTCTTGGAAATCTGGCAGGAGTGAAGCACATGAAATGTATGTGTCAAAAGCCAATAGCTCCCTAACAAAAAATATGCTTCACATTAGAAGATTCATTCTCTCTTgccaaataaaacaagaaaatatttttcttcttgatgtgACTTGAGTTTCCAAGCTCAGGCATGCCAAACTAGTGGGAATTGTTgaatttgttctgaaactgcAGGGCTAATGCATAGGCTGGGCATCTCGCAGCCCCTTCCTGGAGAGGCATCTCTTGCAGCAGTGATGGCTGGGAGAGAGCAGAAGGCAAGGGCTGGCTTAAGGTCTGGTTAAGGCACAGTGTGGAGATCAAAGTTTCATTCCCTGGCGTGGCCTCTTGCttcctgttgtgttttttttcctagggttctttctttacatcagataCCAAAAGGTACGCTCAAATGTCTCTGCGTTCCACGGGAGTTAAACACCTCAACCTTTCGAGAGTTTAAGCTTTGGTTTCCCTGTGCCTCCATTCTCGGTCCTTGAAATGTTTCGCTCTCGTAGGGGGGTGGCTAGCAGCGTGCCCAGGCAGCGGAGGCATGCAGCGCtttgccagcagctccagtgaAAAGAGGCGAGATGCtgaaatgcagcttgggcactGGGGGTCTGTACTCCATAGGTCTTCCCAAATGCTGGTACGCACCAGAGCAGCTTGAATTTATGTACCTGCCTGCTTTGCCTCGAGTGCTTCAGGGTGCCCCAGgactgcagcagcatctctccagGCTCTGAGCTGTACTGGTGGGGTTACAGGTGGTGGTGCGTTGCGCTGCACGTTCCTGGATGTGCTGTAACCTTGCATGCTCCCACTTGTTAGTTGTACCAAGATAACTGGGTTACAAATCTATTGTGGGAGGAAATCTATTTTGAAGCCAGTAAATGATTTTAGAAACATTTACATACTGCAAATGTAGTCTTCTGCCTATGAAACTGATGTTTAAGGCCTTAGAGTTTTTGCCAAGTTGGCTCATCTGGGATAGcagatgtttctgctttttgtgtcTCGCCCCAAGCTATAGCAGCGTTGCTGGtggctctgagctggggcttgtCCCTTGTGCTGAGGTAAGGAAACCACCTCACGTCCTCACCTGCCACCAGTGTggaaggcaggagctgccaccGCACGGTGTAGGTGGGTTCAGAGAGATGCTGCTCCCACGGACTCTGCGATGCAGCGCTGGGAAGGCAGGTTCCTTTCTTGTGGTATCCTAAATAAAGCAAGTTTTTGTGTGCTGCTGGAGTCCAGCATGTGCCATATGAGGGCTGTTGAGTCAGAAATTGTGGTTGCCTGGCTGTTCCACCTCTGGAAGCTGCAGTGCAGTTGTGCTGCAGAGCCTGATCTGAAATGCTAAGATGGGAAGCCCCTTCACATTTGAAGATCTGTAGCTCTTTCCAGAAtggtgttggtggtttttttttgggaaaaaagcctttaaatGATTTTCCTTGTCTGGTTTTGGATCAATAAATGTGAGCAAGGCACAGGCTTTGCCATTGTGACCACTATTGCTTGTtgcagctgctcctcctgtgTGTCTCAGTGGTGTCTACTCAGTGGGAGGCACGTAGCTGGTAGAGAGGTGGAGAAACAGGTCAATGTGAACCTATGTCTGTAATTAATCAAAGGCACGGTGGTTAGGATGGAGCCCTGTTCCTGATTCTGCAGTGCCCCATTGACTGGCCTTGGGCAAGTTGCTTGGGGTCTCTCTTGTCCACGGCTTCCCGGGCCCCGCTGGAGGATGGAGGACCTCGTCCTACCAGGTGCTCTGAGCTGAGGTGCTGGGTGAAGGCTCTGTAGAGCGGTGGAGGAGGGTCTGGTGCTGCTGTAAAAACTCTTGATTTGGCAAATAATGTCTTTGATCATCTGCATCTGTGAGATGGCAGTGGGGAGGAGAAGGTTCTCTGTGGCTCCAAAGAGGAAGATGTTGTGACTGAGTAACTTGGGAAGCAGGAGTGTGTGGGTACTAAGCAGGCACAAATGATGAGGTGGTGGCACTCTTGCTTCCTTTGGGGACACCAGAAATGATGAGGTGGTGGCACTCTTGCTTCCTTTGGGGACACCAGAAATGATGAGGTGGTGGCACTCTTGCTTCCTTTGGGGACACCAGTGGTGCACAGTTAATGGGAGGTGTGTGTTTCTGATAACATGCAGAGCTGCTGTACTCGCCTATTTGTGCTGCCTGTTTGGCACATGCTGGATGCGTTTCAATATGTTTAATGtgcttaaatgtttttaatcaaTGCAATTTAAATCACCAAACCTTAGACTTAGGCAGAGCGAGTGGCCTGGagctatttctgttttgttgtccTGTGTGTAGTCACCTCTAAGACATCGCTGTTGCCATTTACTTTCTGGGAACGGTATGTCTCAAACAATGTGTTGTCTCCCTAGGGCCCCAAgaaatttcttatttctatCTCCAGGAAAATACAAGTGTATTAGCTTCAAAATACAAACCAGAATGTAGCAGTATTTTTCCACCAGGAGAAGTTTTCTCTCTTACCAATGTGGCTTTTTTATGGAGtgaataaatgcatttataatAACCCTGCGGGAGTGATTTAGGCTACTGTTCACTGAAGCAACTACCCACAGAGTTGCATAACCTATATGAAGATGGATTTATAATAACTTGGTTTAGTTCATATCAGCCATTACATTACTGTCCTCTTGATGTCCCTGGCAGAGTGGGTTTCATTTAGCAGCTCTGTTCCCAGAGAGGGAGCACACCTTGCTTTGATTTCACCTAAAGTTCTTTGGCAAAGGTGCAGTGCAAGGTTCTATGAAATCTGGAGTGATAaggtgtggtttggttttttttttcttcactttgtgAGCTCTTCTGCAGCAGAGGTGCCCGCCAACAGCAAGTAGTGCCTTTTCTTACTGCGTTTGTGTGTTAAAGGTGTTACAGAGGGTCCCCCACTTCTGCTGACTTCCCAGTGCTCTCTTTTTGCCCCTCGCCTTGCCTCACCCTTTCTGGGATTGCCAGAGACCCACCCCAGGCCATATCGTGCCTCTGGCTTTCTCAGCATCCCATCAACCTCCCTCCACCATTGTCTACTTTGATTTTTGTCAGTGAGCTTCGATATCCCGCAAGCCGGGGAGACTCTGAGCAAGGGCTGGTGCTCGCTTCTGCTCCTCATGCTGCCTTTGCTCTGCTCTAGTGTCCAGAACCAGGTGGATGAAGTCATCGACGTTATGCAGGAGAACATCACGAAGGTGATTGAAAGAGGCGAGCGGCTGGATGACCTGCAGGACAAATCAGGTACGATGCtaaatgcagctctgctggccttTCCCCCCATATCTCTTCCCTGTTGCTGGGCCAGGTTACCTGGTTTCAGTTCAGAAAGTGCCTAATGACAGACCTGGGTTTGTAATTCCGTGATGTTTCCCAGCCTTGGGTTGCAGATCTAACTTTCTGCTGacattttcctctctccacctttgccttctgctgctctgcacagagGCATTAGTTTGGAGGCGGTTAGGTGCTGTGATCTAGTTGTTCGTTCAAGCAAAGGTGGATCAGTTTGTCTCCCAGCCACCCTGAGCACGTCAGCTGTCTGCTGGCTTGCGGAGCAAATTCCTGTCCTCAGAGGGCAGGCAGCACAAAGGGGGCTCAGTGGGACTCGGCAGGTCTGTGTGTGCTCTAGCGAAAGGCGTCACATTGGCATCTGCTGTGGCTTTGGTGAATCACGCTGTGGTTGGGTCTTTTCCCCTGAGTTTATTGGGTAGAACTCAGTGGAGTTAGTGGAACGAGTGGATGCCCTGACTGCGTGTGTGCCGCTGAATCGCCTCTTTTCTTTCAACAGAAAGCTTATCAGACAACGCAACAGCTTTTAGCAACAGAGCCAAGCAGCTTCGGAGGCAGATGTGGTGGCGAGGCTGCAAGGtgagcaggagcaggaacaggCAGGGTGTGTTTGTGGAAGGGTGTTAACTGCCGCCTTCTGCGAAGGGATGTGGACAAGCTCTGCTTTCTAGCTGAAGAGATGCTGGAAGGCAAAGGCCTCCTTTTGGGTTGAAGCAGCCACCCGTGTAACACGCCTCTGTGCTCCCCTTGCAGATGAAGGCAATCATAGCGCTGGTGGCGGTCATTCTTCTGCTCGTGATCATCGGTGAGTAGCTCCAGGCCACCCCAGCCACGTCTGCCATTGAAATACTTGTGGCACTTCTCACTGTCAGTGACAccctggtgctgctgtccctgggggAGAGCACCCGAGCCTCTCCGGCGGGCCCCACTCTGCCTTATGTGGTCATTAATGGTACCTGTAGAACACTCCGTGCTGCTCTTCTGCCAGGTTTAAATGCAGAGGATCAGGCTCAAACCAAATCCTACTGACTGTGGCCAAAGAAAGGCAACGTGGCCCTGCCCCAACAACATTGTACCCATCCAGGGTTGGCACCGACTGATCCCAAGGCTGGTGGGAGTAGATACAAGAGTTTCAGACTGGAGCAATGTCTCCCAAAGGCCTCTCCGCATCTATCAGCCATCTCGCAATGGGTTTGGTCCCTGCAAATGCTCCTTCCCAAAGCTGCCAGGCTGCTTAGTTTTCAGCATGTAGTGTGTTTCTTCCaggcaaaaaaaggaattaatccCTCTGCCTGAAGACTGATGTGCTTCAGGGATCCAAGCAGCCCAGCATGGCTGCGGAACTCTTCCGTGCCTCTGGGTCCGGAGGGTTTTCCTCCCGCTGACCCTGGCTGGGGGCAGCTCTGTAATGGTTCTCGTTAATTCATCAAAACCCTCGCAGCCTGTTGTCCTGCTGACACACAGCCTGCAGCGggagaggcagagctggcagcagggtgggagcgctggagagagggagagactAATGGAAAATCCCATCTGGTTTAATTTTGGGAAGCTGGAAGGAGATGAAGGTGGCAGGAAATGTTGTCTAGCGTGTGCGCAGGCAACAGATTGCATTAGCTTGAGCTTGGAAACACACTTTCCCTCACAGCTGCTCAGTGTTTGTCACTGCAGAAATGGGGGGATAGAGATGGGTGTTGCACGCAAAGGTGCACGGCTGAGAgcttgtttctttgtgttttccagtACCCTTAGTCCTGAAGTACCATACctgaggggcagctggaggctTCGGTGGAGCTGGCTCTGGGATAACCAAACTGCTGTGTAATTTAAGTGGGATATCTGTATATAGctttgaagtttgtttttctccaaggaGTGAGGAGGCGGTGGTGGCAAGTAGCCAGTTCTAACACAGTGTTTTAAGAACTGCCAaatgaccctttttttttttttttttggtcaagtACCTGCTCCTGCTGTCAGACTTTTTTTATAACACAAGATTCAGTTCTCAAACCGCCTGTTTTGTGAAATTCTGGGTCTCTGGTTTGGAGCTGACTACTTGCCACTACAGTTTATCTGTATATATGGTTGAGttgtaatattaataataatattgtCTGAGCAGTTCCCCACTGCCTGTTGTGGAAGGCAGAGGGGACTCTGTCCTTTCATCAGAgtaaaggaggggaaaaagaaaaaagagaaacataccATTATGCTACAGGGAACTGACCCTTCTGTGAAGAACCACAAGagtgttgtttctttttcaaaaaaaaataaaggggtgtgtgtgggggggagaAATAATTAGGTTTTACAATCCAGAAGACTTTCTGGTCCTGCCATGGGAATGCACAAGCTCGGTGTTTTCAGTATCGCTGCTTAAAGCTGTGACTAAAAACATTCCAGTAAACCTATTTTTGACCATACATATGGATTTCCTGCATGTCTTCATAGTGTTGTGGGGAACACTCACAGCTCTCTGCTGCCGGGATTCTTTAGGAAAGGgctgtttcagtgttttcttaacCTAAAGCAAGAAGTGTGTGTAAAGCCCAGCTATTAGCCCAACGACATAAAAGACACAGCAGGAGGATGGCAGCTCTCCTGAAACCGGCCCAGGGTGAACAAGCCCATTTCACATTCAGAGCCCTTCACCTCGATGTGGTTGTGGTCCCAAGCACCAGCCTGTTCTGTGTCCCTGTGATCCCATGGGGTGGGTGGTGTTCCCAGACAGGCCTTTTGTGTTTTGGGACCCTCGTTCCTTCCAGCCCTGAGCCTGGGACTTTAGCTGAGCTGAGATCAAGCTCTCCTGGTtctctttttgctgtttgtttgtttttctgattagAAGTGTATTGTCCTACTTAGTGTGTGTCTGAAGAGTGTAATGATTCTCATTAGTGTGTTGGAGAGGGGAAATGGTGCTCCAGAGAATTCCCAGCACCacgtcccagcatccttttccAAACCTGCCCACAGGACCTTGTACATAATTTCCACCTGAGCAGTGATGCTGCTTCATGCAGAGAAAGGGATTAAAAGTGAGCACAGCAGGCTGGAGGGTCAGATGTGATTACAAGCTCTATTTGCCCAGCTGGAGTATAAATAGGGCTTTTCCCCTCTGTGGGCCTTGGTCTCTCCAGGTGGGAACCAGAATGCCAAGCTGGGTTTTTCCTCCTGAAGCATAGCCTGGTTTTGAGATCAGGCACCCAGTGAAAGGGGCAAAAATCATCCTGCCTATGCCTTTGGCTACTTTCCACCTGCCAGGGAACAAGAAGGTGGATGAAGAGGAACTATGTCTGTCTGCAGGGGGGCTGCAGGTCTCGCTGAGCTACTGGCTACTTTTCCCTGCCAGCTGCAAAGTGAGTTAATGGTGCTGTGAGCTGGTGTAatggctgtgctgtgcctgctctgGCCTGCCTGCTTGGCCAGGCTTTACTCCTGCTGCTAGAGAGTCCTGCTGGTACCTCTGGCTTTCTCTCCCAGCCCCATCTTGCCTTTACTGCTGCCACCCACAGGAcctgggtgctgcagcagcgtGTCAGAACTTCAGATCCCTGCTGGCACCAGGTCTGAGCAAGACAAGTCTGCAGTTGCTTGCTCGAGGCAAAGCCTGACTTTAAAGCTGAATGCTGGGGTTGTCCTGAGCACAGACCTCCAGGGACCAGGTCTGGCTTTGAgaggcaccagcagcagcaatcaACAGTCCTGGTCAGTAGCTTCACAGTAACAGAATTTATTGAGCAAGTTTTAtagttttatgtttgtttttaaaaggctgtCATGATGTCCAGTCTCAGGTACGTTATAGAGCAGTCCTCCTTATATTCCTTTGAGATACCATGGTCTTTATATTGCAGCCTATGCCATCCCACCCTGGGCTGGTGGCAGGGAGAACTGTAGTGAGTGGAAGGGGTTGTTGTTTCCAGCAGTGTCTGCATGCTTTGGGATTAGTTTTCACTCAGGAGACATTATGAAGGAGATTTCTACAACAAAAACAATTCCTTCACCCAAGCGTAGAGTCTGTTTTATCCATTCACTCCTTGTGCAGAAGACAGACCTCTTCATTAGCTGCTGTTTTCCACATGATCACTTTTTTACAAGGAACAGCGTGTTTTGGCCAGAGCTGTGCattcctgctgcagggctggttcCTCCCAGGCCGGACCCCAGGGTCCCCATGCCTGAggaca encodes:
- the VAMP4 gene encoding vesicle-associated membrane protein 4, which produces MPPKFKRHLNDDEVTGSVKSERRNLLEEDSDEEEDFFLRGPSGPRFGPRNDKIRHVQNQVDEVIDVMQENITKVIERGERLDDLQDKSESLSDNATAFSNRAKQLRRQMWWRGCKMKAIIALVAVILLLVIIVPLVLKYHT